A section of the Pseudanabaena mucicola str. Chao 1806 genome encodes:
- a CDS encoding extracellular solute-binding protein, translating to MSQGKETTVLVLSLLVTAGIAGGGYWFFSQQSKPTQSPTSTAAPEATSPTATKTSAPTPTSLNFDTSLPNPNVLEIDGSTTMVTLIKELRTAYSQVNPNIPTTFGLPDGKPNGSSQGLQNLISGSIAIAATSRPLKAAEAQAGVQLVPIAKDAIAVVVGINNPFKGNLTKEQVRDIYQGKITNWSQVGGTNQPIKVINRATSSGTREAFQDIVLLGQNFPPDSPNFITWKQDETTAILRDLGDNGISYATVSQVEKQEIVRIVAIDDINATDIAAIKSGKYPISRSLFLGAKKTTTPVVKQFIEFALSPQGQQIVQKLGFIPIK from the coding sequence ATGTCACAGGGCAAAGAAACTACAGTTTTAGTTCTGTCATTACTGGTTACAGCAGGGATTGCGGGTGGTGGCTATTGGTTCTTTTCGCAGCAGAGCAAACCAACTCAATCTCCAACTTCGACAGCCGCACCTGAAGCAACATCTCCTACGGCGACTAAAACCAGTGCGCCAACTCCAACTAGCTTAAATTTTGATACATCTTTGCCCAATCCCAATGTTTTGGAAATTGACGGCAGTACCACGATGGTGACGTTAATTAAAGAACTGCGGACTGCCTATAGCCAAGTTAATCCGAATATCCCCACAACATTCGGATTGCCTGATGGTAAACCTAATGGCTCTAGTCAAGGTTTGCAAAATCTGATCAGTGGCTCGATCGCGATCGCTGCAACATCTCGCCCCCTCAAAGCCGCAGAAGCCCAAGCAGGTGTTCAACTAGTACCGATCGCTAAAGATGCGATCGCGGTAGTAGTGGGCATTAACAATCCCTTTAAAGGCAATTTAACTAAGGAGCAAGTACGTGATATTTATCAGGGCAAAATCACTAATTGGTCACAAGTTGGTGGTACAAATCAACCGATTAAAGTAATTAATCGTGCAACCTCAAGTGGCACTAGAGAAGCTTTTCAAGATATCGTCCTGCTTGGTCAAAACTTTCCTCCTGATAGCCCTAACTTCATTACTTGGAAACAGGATGAAACGACAGCAATTTTGCGAGATTTAGGTGACAATGGCATCAGTTATGCCACAGTTTCTCAAGTGGAAAAGCAGGAAATTGTCAGAATAGTGGCAATTGATGACATAAATGCTACTGATATTGCCGCGATTAAATCTGGTAAGTATCCGATTAGTCGTAGCTTGTTTTTAGGAGCTAAGAAAACCACTACTCCTGTTGTTAAGCAATTTATCGAGTTTGCCCTTTCGCCTCAAGGTCAGCAAATTGTCCAGAAATTAGGATTCATTCCTATCAAATAA
- the msrA gene encoding peptide-methionine (S)-S-oxide reductase MsrA, with protein sequence MLFGFGKKLTLPTATDALPGRPTAIPTASHHFLNGNPLKPPFPQGMETAVFGLGCFWGAERRFWQQMGIYVTAVGYAAGLTPNPTYEEVCSGMTGHNEVVLVVYDPKLISYSNLLKVFWESHNPTQGMRQGNDQGTQYRSGIYVYNDIQRKLAEDSREVYQDALKAAGIKQGITTEIRDAGEFYYAEGYHQQYLAKNPNGYCGLGGTNVCYPAATVA encoded by the coding sequence ATGTTATTTGGATTTGGTAAAAAACTAACACTTCCAACTGCGACGGATGCTCTTCCTGGTAGACCGACGGCAATTCCTACAGCATCACATCATTTTCTCAATGGTAATCCGCTTAAACCCCCTTTCCCTCAAGGGATGGAAACTGCTGTATTTGGATTAGGGTGTTTTTGGGGAGCTGAGCGTCGGTTCTGGCAACAGATGGGGATTTATGTAACGGCTGTTGGCTATGCTGCGGGCTTAACACCTAACCCTACCTACGAAGAGGTCTGCTCTGGCATGACTGGACACAATGAGGTTGTGCTAGTTGTGTATGATCCTAAGTTAATCAGCTACTCCAATTTGCTAAAAGTATTTTGGGAATCGCATAATCCCACGCAGGGAATGCGACAGGGCAATGATCAAGGTACTCAATACCGCTCAGGCATTTATGTCTATAACGATATCCAACGCAAGTTAGCGGAGGATTCACGAGAAGTGTATCAGGATGCACTGAAGGCTGCAGGAATAAAGCAAGGTATTACCACTGAAATTCGTGATGCAGGCGAGTTTTATTATGCTGAGGGTTACCATCAGCAATATCTGGCGAAAAATCCCAATGGCTATTGTGGTCTAGGTGGTACAAATGTCTGCTATCCTGCTGCCACAGTTGCTTAA
- a CDS encoding lipid-A-disaccharide synthase, whose amino-acid sequence MLSTPLVTDIAKDILILSNGPGELTTWVYPFLKALENSWRSPSDASKTRISIALSPCQNASGQEAQLAQSFPHVDRVLPQEQFFDFLLWGKNHDWQWSKQGLVVFLGGDQFFALVIAKRLGYKTLIYAEWEARWYRWVDLLAVRNEAIATKIPHPFRHKAQVIGDLMVDRLESRPQSESRTQKRICFMPGSKGHKLKIGVPLVVAIADILHQKYPDIELVIVLAPTTTPEILATYAQFSFPTSDSEGSTAKLADGNLLTAKGTTINIHREFPAHDLIKSSQLCVTTVGANTAELASLQQPMIVLLPTNYTDMKVGWDGILGLLASAPLIGKVLSKLINSILISQIQQQGQLLSWPNIWAGEAIVPELLGELTPTKVAEQILVYLDHPEELEKMRDRLKQVCGEAGAASKLAAMVINAI is encoded by the coding sequence ATGCTATCCACTCCTCTTGTCACAGATATTGCCAAGGATATCCTGATCCTGTCCAATGGACCAGGGGAGCTGACTACATGGGTATATCCTTTTCTGAAAGCCTTAGAAAATTCATGGCGATCTCCTAGTGATGCGTCGAAAACTCGAATTTCGATTGCTTTATCACCTTGTCAGAATGCTAGTGGACAGGAAGCGCAACTCGCCCAAAGCTTTCCCCATGTTGATCGCGTCTTACCACAGGAGCAGTTTTTTGATTTTCTCCTATGGGGAAAAAATCATGATTGGCAATGGTCAAAACAGGGGCTTGTTGTATTTTTGGGGGGGGATCAGTTTTTTGCCTTGGTGATCGCCAAACGACTGGGCTACAAAACTTTGATTTATGCTGAGTGGGAGGCAAGATGGTATCGCTGGGTAGATTTGTTAGCGGTACGCAATGAGGCGATCGCTACTAAAATTCCTCACCCATTCCGACATAAAGCGCAGGTTATTGGAGACTTAATGGTGGATCGCTTAGAATCCCGACCGCAATCAGAATCACGAACACAGAAACGCATTTGTTTTATGCCTGGGTCAAAGGGTCATAAACTTAAGATTGGCGTACCTCTCGTTGTGGCGATCGCTGATATCCTGCATCAAAAATATCCAGATATTGAACTAGTGATTGTCCTTGCACCTACGACAACACCTGAAATTTTGGCAACCTATGCCCAGTTTAGTTTCCCGACCTCAGATAGTGAGGGTTCGACAGCAAAATTGGCTGATGGCAACTTATTAACTGCTAAAGGGACAACGATTAATATTCATCGTGAATTTCCTGCCCATGACCTCATCAAGAGTAGCCAACTATGTGTTACTACCGTTGGCGCAAATACTGCTGAGCTTGCCTCTCTTCAGCAGCCAATGATCGTCCTTTTACCGACAAACTATACTGATATGAAGGTTGGCTGGGATGGCATATTGGGACTACTTGCATCTGCCCCACTAATCGGTAAGGTACTATCCAAGCTCATCAATTCCATCCTGATTTCCCAAATTCAGCAACAAGGTCAACTGCTATCTTGGCCAAATATCTGGGCAGGTGAAGCGATCGTGCCAGAGCTTTTGGGAGAACTTACCCCCACCAAAGTTGCTGAGCAAATTTTAGTTTATCTTGACCATCCTGAAGAACTAGAGAAAATGCGCGATCGCTTAAAACAGGTATGCGGAGAAGCAGGTGCAGCTAGTAAACTCGCCGCAATGGTAATAAACGCAATATAA
- a CDS encoding DUF1816 domain-containing protein → MFKNIFTSILETFGLALWVEIVTDSPHCTYYFGPFINESEAEAAKSGYIEDLVAEGAKGLAVTVKRCKPENLTVYDDSLDFKFDRFPAFSGQTL, encoded by the coding sequence TTGTTTAAGAACATTTTTACATCAATTCTGGAAACGTTTGGTTTGGCATTGTGGGTCGAAATTGTCACCGATTCACCACATTGTACATATTATTTTGGTCCTTTCATTAATGAGTCTGAAGCTGAAGCTGCAAAAAGTGGTTACATCGAGGATTTAGTGGCAGAAGGAGCTAAGGGTTTGGCGGTAACCGTCAAGCGTTGCAAGCCTGAAAATCTCACAGTTTATGATGATTCACTGGATTTTAAGTTTGACCGCTTTCCTGCATTTAGCGGTCAAACTCTGTAA
- the rlmB gene encoding 23S rRNA (guanosine(2251)-2'-O)-methyltransferase RlmB, translating to MTSQPKLKSNKKKSNRDQDRNFENRPEKSFDKYSEKRSSQYSDKRSDNRPDRSSDKSFDKPYKSLERSFDKRSDRADKRSDSKYSGKSNKYTDKYTDRHSEKSFERRADVPEPRFDRQFEKPITKKIGEKFANKKFVDKKSGDKFVDRKFGDRHIGRDSTERFDRGDRNFDRNRKFDLDQNFGDRPSVPNFERRSLPPVGRNFDRDDELAIVPPKQTEANPDIVYGRHAVEAVLNSDRSINRIWVTPRLRYSADFLPLIDEAKSGGAVVDEVDNTRLDRITENGRHQGIAVQVSAYEYADLDELIVQAKEKSANPVIVIADGITDPHNLGSIIRSAAALGAQALVIPQRRAVGITATVAKVAAGTLEVLPVARVVNLNRALEKIKEAGFWVYGTVANSGDAIHKAQFTNAIALVVGAEGEGLSLSIQKNCDFIVSIPLDGKVESLNASVAAGMALYEIFRQRWVNTLNLNNLS from the coding sequence ATGACATCGCAACCCAAACTGAAGTCGAATAAGAAAAAGTCTAATAGAGATCAAGATCGAAATTTTGAGAACCGTCCCGAAAAATCCTTTGATAAATATTCGGAGAAGCGTTCCAGTCAATATTCTGATAAACGCTCAGATAATCGTCCCGACCGATCTTCTGACAAGTCCTTTGATAAGCCTTATAAATCCTTAGAGAGAAGCTTCGATAAGCGATCAGATCGCGCAGATAAACGTTCTGATTCCAAGTATTCGGGCAAGTCCAACAAGTATACTGACAAATATACAGATCGTCACTCTGAGAAAAGTTTTGAGAGACGTGCAGATGTACCTGAACCAAGGTTTGATCGGCAGTTTGAAAAGCCCATTACCAAAAAGATCGGGGAAAAGTTTGCTAATAAAAAATTCGTTGACAAGAAATCTGGCGATAAATTTGTTGATAGGAAATTTGGAGATCGCCATATTGGTCGCGATAGCACTGAGCGCTTTGACCGAGGTGATCGCAATTTTGATCGTAATCGGAAGTTTGATTTGGATCAAAATTTTGGTGATCGACCATCGGTTCCTAACTTCGAAAGGCGATCGCTACCACCAGTTGGGCGCAACTTTGATCGTGATGACGAACTAGCGATTGTGCCACCCAAGCAAACTGAGGCAAATCCTGATATCGTCTATGGTCGCCATGCCGTTGAAGCAGTATTAAATAGCGATCGCAGCATTAACCGTATTTGGGTCACACCAAGACTGCGTTACTCTGCTGACTTCTTGCCACTCATTGATGAAGCCAAATCAGGTGGAGCTGTAGTTGATGAAGTTGATAATACACGTCTTGATCGCATCACTGAAAATGGTAGGCATCAAGGGATCGCAGTTCAAGTTTCAGCCTATGAATATGCTGATCTTGATGAATTGATTGTGCAGGCAAAAGAGAAATCAGCTAATCCTGTGATTGTTATTGCTGATGGCATCACCGATCCCCACAATTTAGGATCAATTATTCGCAGTGCGGCGGCTCTTGGAGCACAAGCTCTGGTTATTCCTCAGCGTCGTGCGGTGGGGATCACAGCTACTGTCGCCAAAGTTGCGGCTGGCACATTAGAGGTTCTCCCCGTTGCGCGTGTAGTTAATCTCAATCGTGCCCTTGAGAAAATCAAAGAAGCTGGTTTCTGGGTTTATGGAACTGTTGCAAATTCGGGTGATGCAATTCACAAAGCCCAGTTTACAAATGCGATCGCCTTGGTAGTTGGTGCAGAAGGTGAGGGATTAAGTCTTTCCATTCAGAAAAATTGCGACTTTATTGTATCTATTCCTTTAGATGGAAAAGTGGAAAGCTTAAATGCTTCCGTAGCAGCAGGAATGGCGCTGTACGAGATTTTCAGACAACGATGGGTAAATACGTTAAACCTGAACAATTTGTCTTGA
- a CDS encoding RNA-guided endonuclease InsQ/TnpB family protein has translation MLVLEAKLKGKTEQYNLIDEAIRTALFVRNKALRLWMDVKDSDKYDLNKYCAVLAKEFEFAKKLNSQARQASAERAWSAINRFFENCKKKVSGKKGFPRFKKRGHSVEYKTSGWKLSEDRKYLTLTDGFKIGRLKLIVSRDLNFYQIEQIKRIRLVRRADGYYAQFCVDVDRREEIEPTQTTIGLDFGLNHFYTDSKGEVVENPRYLRKSERQLKKLQRRVSKRKKGSANRRKAIKRLAKKHLQVSRQRKDFAVKTARCVVRSNDLIAYEDLQIRNMVKNHKLAKSISDASWSMFCQWVEYFGKVFGKVTVAVPPQYTSQNCSNCGKQVVKTLSQRTHHCGHCGTVLDRDHNAALNILAIGLNRVGHTQIHACGEFDLCQIDVSLSGKLSR, from the coding sequence ATGTTAGTACTTGAAGCAAAACTTAAAGGCAAGACAGAGCAGTACAACCTCATAGATGAGGCGATTCGTACTGCTCTGTTTGTGCGTAATAAGGCTTTAAGGCTATGGATGGATGTAAAGGATAGCGATAAGTACGACCTGAATAAATACTGCGCTGTGCTTGCCAAAGAGTTTGAGTTTGCGAAAAAGCTAAATTCTCAAGCCAGACAAGCCAGTGCTGAGAGAGCATGGTCAGCAATTAATCGGTTCTTTGAAAATTGCAAGAAGAAAGTATCAGGGAAGAAAGGTTTTCCCAGATTCAAGAAGCGTGGTCATTCTGTGGAATACAAAACTTCAGGATGGAAGCTTAGTGAAGATCGGAAATATCTAACTTTGACTGATGGCTTTAAGATTGGCAGACTCAAATTAATCGTTTCACGTGACCTTAACTTCTACCAGATAGAGCAGATAAAACGAATCAGACTGGTAAGACGGGCTGATGGTTACTATGCTCAATTCTGTGTTGATGTTGATCGGCGTGAAGAAATAGAGCCGACTCAAACCACAATCGGATTGGATTTTGGACTTAATCACTTCTACACTGACTCAAAAGGCGAAGTAGTTGAGAATCCTAGATATCTTAGAAAGTCAGAGCGTCAACTCAAAAAATTGCAGCGCAGGGTTTCTAAGCGTAAAAAGGGATCTGCTAATCGTAGAAAAGCAATTAAACGATTAGCTAAAAAGCATTTGCAAGTAAGTAGGCAGCGTAAAGACTTTGCGGTAAAGACTGCAAGGTGCGTAGTGAGGTCTAACGACCTGATTGCCTATGAAGATTTGCAAATTCGCAACATGGTTAAAAACCACAAATTAGCTAAGTCGATCAGTGATGCAAGCTGGTCAATGTTTTGCCAATGGGTTGAGTATTTTGGCAAGGTATTTGGCAAGGTTACTGTGGCTGTACCGCCCCAATATACAAGCCAGAATTGCTCAAACTGCGGTAAGCAAGTTGTCAAAACATTGAGTCAGCGTACACATCACTGTGGACATTGTGGCACTGTATTAGACCGTGACCACAATGCGGCTCTGAATATTTTAGCTATTGGTCTAAATAGGGTAGGGCATACCCAAATTCACGCCTGTGGAGAGTTCGACCTCTGCCAAATAGATGTAAGTCTATCTGGCAAGTTGTCTCGCTGA
- the btpA gene encoding photosystem I biogenesis protein BtpA codes for MDLISLFDTPKPVIGVIHLLPLPTSPRWGSSLKEVIDRAEQEATALAAGGVQGIIVENFFDAPFTKDRVDPAVVSAMSLVVHRVKQMVGIPVGINVLRNDGHSAMAIASCVGAQFIRINVLMGVMATDQGIIEGDAYQLLRYRRELGTDVKIFADVLVKHAQPISVPKITAAVHDTIHRGLADAVILSGWATGNPPTTEDLKEAKLACDETPLFVGSGATWDNVPQLMQYADGVIVSSSLKRNGQIQQAIDPIRVSRFVEAVRLDIANRKKNLAEEQILRSPTVSIG; via the coding sequence GTGGATTTAATTAGTTTATTTGATACACCTAAACCCGTAATCGGGGTCATTCATCTTTTACCATTGCCTACTTCACCACGTTGGGGGAGCAGCCTTAAAGAGGTCATTGATCGAGCCGAACAAGAAGCCACCGCCCTTGCCGCAGGCGGAGTCCAAGGAATTATCGTAGAGAATTTTTTTGACGCTCCCTTTACCAAAGATCGAGTTGATCCTGCGGTGGTTAGTGCCATGAGTTTGGTTGTGCATCGTGTCAAGCAGATGGTCGGTATCCCTGTAGGCATTAACGTGCTGCGGAATGATGGTCATAGCGCGATGGCGATCGCATCCTGTGTTGGCGCTCAGTTTATCCGTATCAATGTCCTTATGGGCGTAATGGCAACCGATCAAGGAATTATTGAGGGTGATGCTTATCAACTACTACGTTATCGCCGTGAACTTGGGACAGATGTAAAAATATTTGCTGATGTTTTGGTCAAACACGCTCAACCCATTTCAGTACCCAAAATTACTGCGGCGGTTCACGATACGATTCATCGCGGACTTGCCGATGCTGTGATTCTATCGGGATGGGCAACAGGCAATCCACCCACAACGGAGGATCTCAAGGAAGCAAAGCTTGCTTGTGATGAAACACCTCTATTTGTTGGCTCTGGCGCAACATGGGATAATGTGCCGCAATTGATGCAATATGCTGATGGTGTCATTGTTTCCAGTTCCCTCAAGCGCAATGGTCAAATTCAACAGGCGATCGATCCGATTCGGGTCAGCCGTTTTGTTGAAGCTGTCCGTTTGGATATTGCTAACCGCAAAAAAAATCTGGCTGAAGAGCAAATATTGCGATCGCCAACTGTGTCAATTGGATAA
- a CDS encoding vitamin K epoxide reductase family protein — protein sequence MRKRSEPWLHRWSHPAIIAIAIFGFSLTTYLTVTHFFGQKVALCDVQGSGCDLVLSSEYAKIFGIPLTIFGALGYLTLGLLAGVPMLLKRDDPKEQAKIREVANFLMFMVSSATFVFSGYLMYLLASGKVDSINGQPQFCLYCVTSATNMALIWFLTVFGNSWKDVGQLFFTGAIVAIITLTGTLGVYASQSKLAVQSNSFAGRLAQHLTATSAKMYGAYWCPHCHDQKERFGEAKKLIPYVECDPKGENPQTQLCITKGIKGYPTWEISGKMFSGDRSLDELADLSGYTGERK from the coding sequence ATGCGAAAACGATCTGAGCCTTGGTTGCATCGGTGGTCGCACCCTGCGATCATTGCGATCGCTATATTTGGCTTTTCGCTTACAACCTATTTAACCGTCACACACTTCTTTGGTCAAAAAGTTGCTCTTTGTGATGTTCAAGGCAGTGGTTGTGACCTAGTACTAAGTAGCGAATATGCCAAAATCTTTGGTATCCCCCTTACGATTTTTGGAGCCTTAGGTTATCTGACGCTGGGGCTTCTGGCTGGAGTACCAATGTTGCTAAAACGCGACGATCCCAAAGAGCAAGCCAAAATCAGGGAAGTTGCCAATTTCTTGATGTTTATGGTGTCGTCAGCAACATTTGTTTTTAGTGGTTACTTAATGTATCTACTTGCATCAGGTAAAGTTGACAGCATTAACGGACAACCACAGTTTTGCCTTTACTGTGTCACTTCAGCGACAAACATGGCGTTGATTTGGTTTCTGACAGTATTTGGCAATTCTTGGAAAGATGTGGGGCAGTTATTCTTCACAGGTGCGATCGTGGCAATCATTACTTTAACAGGTACTCTTGGTGTCTATGCTAGCCAGAGTAAACTTGCTGTGCAAAGTAACTCCTTTGCTGGAAGGCTTGCTCAGCACTTGACTGCCACCAGTGCAAAGATGTACGGTGCATATTGGTGTCCGCACTGTCACGACCAGAAGGAAAGATTTGGCGAGGCAAAAAAATTAATTCCTTATGTGGAATGCGATCCCAAAGGTGAAAATCCCCAAACCCAACTATGTATAACCAAGGGCATTAAGGGTTATCCCACTTGGGAAATTAGTGGCAAGATGTTTTCAGGCGATCGCTCTCTAGATGAGCTAGCTGATTTATCAGGTTATACAGGCGAGCGTAAATAA
- a CDS encoding Mini-ribonuclease 3: MSLIRTVDNVAEIPISALAYIGDAIYETQMRLHYLLPPRTAKQYHQLVVSQVRAEQQAQLLEKIDLTEFESDLVRRGRNAAGSAPRKVNPHIYQKATGFEALIGYLYLTDRDRLDQIFTQLISHIDPPSP, translated from the coding sequence ATGTCTCTTATCCGAACTGTTGACAATGTTGCTGAGATCCCAATCTCTGCTCTAGCCTATATTGGAGATGCTATATATGAAACGCAGATGCGATTGCATTACTTGCTGCCACCACGTACTGCTAAGCAATATCATCAACTTGTAGTCAGTCAAGTTAGAGCAGAGCAACAAGCGCAACTTCTTGAAAAAATAGATCTCACAGAATTTGAGTCTGATCTGGTAAGACGTGGTCGCAACGCTGCGGGGTCAGCTCCTCGTAAAGTCAATCCTCATATTTATCAAAAAGCCACAGGATTTGAGGCACTGATTGGTTATCTTTACTTAACTGATCGTGATCGCCTCGACCAAATTTTTACTCAGCTAATTAGCCATATCGATCCCCCATCACCATGA
- a CDS encoding STAS domain-containing protein has protein sequence MSLRGSREVKDTYQMIRLTGLLDAFSEPAFKKVIGKCVEDGPFNVILDLSTIDFVDSSGLGVLVQMAKKTHGLSGTLQIITNPRVTQTVKLVRLDQFLSLQTSIDEALAKIDQTKQG, from the coding sequence GTGAGTTTACGAGGCAGCCGCGAAGTCAAGGACACCTATCAAATGATCCGCCTCACAGGTCTTCTCGATGCTTTTTCTGAGCCAGCCTTTAAGAAGGTAATTGGTAAGTGCGTTGAGGATGGTCCTTTTAATGTGATTTTAGATCTGTCAACCATTGATTTTGTTGATAGCTCCGGGCTTGGGGTTTTGGTGCAAATGGCTAAAAAAACTCATGGTCTGAGTGGAACTCTTCAGATTATTACCAATCCTAGAGTGACCCAAACTGTTAAGCTAGTTCGCCTAGACCAATTCCTCTCACTCCAGACATCAATTGATGAAGCTCTGGCAAAAATTGATCAAACCAAGCAAGGATAG
- the gatA gene encoding Asp-tRNA(Asn)/Glu-tRNA(Gln) amidotransferase subunit GatA, with protein MSSIAQIRQTLINKERSATEVAQEYLDRIDRLEPKLHSFVTVTPEVAIAQAKVIDAAIAAGEELPPLAGIPLGMKDNMCVKGMPTTCGSNMLRNFVPPYEATITTKLRDAGAVMVGKTNLDEFAMGSSTESSAIAQTANPWNTAYVPGGSSGGSAAAVASSECVIATGSDTGGSIRQPASYCGVVGLKPTYGLVSRFGLVAFASSLDQIGPFANTVEDAAIFLGAIAGYDPKDSTSIKTEIPDYAALLTPDLTQSLKGKRVGVITETFGEGLDSEVEAAVRKAIAHFESMGAAVYEISCPRFRYGLPTYYIIAPSEASANLARYDGVKYGLRDQNADNLLSMYENTREQGFGAEVKRRIMIGTYVLSAGYYDAYYLKAQKVRTLIVQDFQKAFEQVDVLVCPTAPTTAFQSGSKTEDPLGMYLSDLMTIPVNLAGLPGISIPCGFDSKGLPIGLQLVSNVLREDVLLQVAYGYEQSTEWHKRQPKI; from the coding sequence ATGTCATCGATCGCCCAAATTCGGCAAACCTTAATCAATAAAGAGCGATCAGCAACTGAAGTTGCTCAAGAGTATTTAGATCGCATTGATCGGCTAGAACCGAAATTACATAGTTTTGTCACGGTTACTCCTGAAGTGGCGATCGCTCAAGCCAAAGTGATTGATGCCGCGATCGCCGCAGGTGAAGAATTGCCACCCCTAGCAGGTATTCCTCTTGGAATGAAAGACAATATGTGCGTTAAGGGAATGCCCACTACCTGTGGCTCAAATATGCTTAGAAATTTCGTGCCACCTTATGAGGCAACAATTACGACTAAATTGCGCGATGCAGGAGCCGTGATGGTTGGCAAAACTAATCTCGATGAGTTTGCAATGGGTAGCTCAACTGAAAGCTCAGCGATCGCTCAGACCGCTAATCCTTGGAATACAGCCTATGTTCCTGGGGGATCATCAGGTGGCTCGGCTGCAGCAGTTGCTAGCAGTGAATGTGTAATTGCTACAGGTTCCGATACGGGGGGCTCGATTCGTCAACCTGCGTCCTATTGTGGTGTGGTAGGACTCAAGCCCACCTATGGACTAGTCTCACGATTTGGGCTAGTTGCCTTTGCCTCGTCCCTTGATCAAATAGGACCTTTTGCTAACACCGTTGAAGATGCGGCGATTTTCTTGGGCGCGATCGCAGGTTATGACCCCAAGGATTCAACTAGCATTAAGACGGAAATTCCTGACTATGCAGCTTTATTAACACCTGATTTAACCCAATCCCTCAAAGGCAAAAGAGTTGGTGTAATTACGGAAACCTTCGGTGAAGGATTAGATAGTGAAGTGGAAGCGGCGGTCAGAAAAGCGATCGCCCATTTCGAGAGTATGGGTGCAGCGGTTTATGAAATTTCCTGTCCGCGCTTCCGCTATGGTTTGCCGACCTATTACATCATTGCCCCCTCTGAGGCATCGGCAAACCTCGCTCGTTATGATGGCGTGAAGTACGGTTTGCGAGATCAAAATGCCGATAATTTGCTAAGTATGTATGAGAATACTCGCGAGCAAGGTTTTGGTGCAGAAGTCAAGCGAAGGATCATGATTGGGACTTATGTGTTGTCCGCAGGTTATTACGATGCCTATTATCTGAAGGCTCAGAAGGTCAGGACTTTAATTGTACAAGACTTCCAAAAAGCCTTTGAGCAGGTTGATGTCCTTGTTTGCCCCACGGCTCCGACTACCGCTTTCCAATCTGGCAGTAAAACCGAAGATCCCCTTGGGATGTATCTATCAGATTTGATGACGATTCCTGTTAACCTTGCGGGACTTCCTGGGATTAGTATTCCTTGCGGTTTCGACTCCAAAGGTTTACCCATCGGTCTGCAACTGGTTTCTAATGTCTTGCGCGAGGATGTGCTGCTGCAAGTTGCCTATGGCTACGAGCAGTCAACGGAATGGCACAAACGTCAACCTAAGATTTAA